A single region of the Triticum dicoccoides isolate Atlit2015 ecotype Zavitan chromosome 2B, WEW_v2.0, whole genome shotgun sequence genome encodes:
- the LOC119365468 gene encoding uncharacterized protein LOC119365468, with translation MATRLGVVLALAAVVLLAAAGAATAQSKPRAPNAQGPKPKPKPISVKCSESLRVNPYCSNQKMNCPAICPQSCYVDCKSCKPVCVCNTPGACGDPRFIGGDGNAFYFHGRRDADFCVVSDRDLHINAHFIGKSGHSGMSRDFTWIQAIAVLFDGHRLYLGARKTGTWDDAVEHLEIILDGEPVYLPADLVEGAKWTSSRVPELSVTRTKAANGVLITLDGKFSVRANAVPITKEESRVHRYGVTADDCLAHLELAFKFDALTDDVHGVVGQTYRSDYANHFDVRASMPTMGGDATFTTSSMFAADCSVARYGVSRGNDGAAVLSELAGVTCASGMDGKGVVCKK, from the exons ATGGCGACGCGTCTGGGAGTCGTGCTGGCTTTAGCGGCCGTCGTCCTTCTGGCCGCCGCGGGGGCCGCCACCGCGCAATCCAAGCCACGGGCGCCCAATGCCCAGGGGCCGAAGCCCAAGCCCAAGCCGATAAGCGTCAAGTGCAGTGAGAGTCTCAGGGTGAACCCCTACTGCTCCAACCAGAAGATGAACTGCCCAGCCATCTGCCCCCAGTCCTGCTACGTCGACTGCAAATCATGCAAACCCGTCTGCG TCTGCAACACCCCGGGGGCGTGCGGCGACCCGCGGTTCATAGGTGGTGACGGCAACGCCTTCTACTTCCACGGACGCAGGGACGCCGACTTCTGCGTCGTCTCCGACCGTGACCTTCACATCAACGCGCACTTCATCGGCAAGAGCGGCCACAGCGGCATGTCACGGGACTTCACCTGGATCCAGGCCATCGCCGTGCTCTTCGACGGCCACCGCCTCTACCTCGGCGCCAGGAAGACCGGCACCTGGGACGACGCCGTCGAGCACCTCGAGATCATCCTGGACGGCGAGCCGGTGTATCTCCCCGCCGACCTGGTCGAAGGCGCCAAGTGGACCTCCAGCCGCGTCCCCGAGCTGTCCGTGACCCGCACCAAGGCGGCCAACGGCGTGCTCATCACCCTCGACGGAAAGTTCAGCGTCAGGGCCAACGCCGTGCCCATCACCAAGGAAGAATCGAGGGTGCACCGCTACGGCGTCACCGCCGATGACTGCCTCGCGCATCTCGAGCTGGCGTTCAAGTTCGACGCGCTCACCGACGACGTCCACGGTGTGGTCGGACAGACGTACCGCTCCGACTACGCCAACCATTTCGACGTGAGGGCATCCATGCCCACCATGGGAGGAGATGCCACCTTCACCACCTCCAGCATGTTCGCCGCCGACTGCAGCGTGGCGCGCTATGGAGTCAGCCGTGGAAACGACGGCGCCGCGGTGCTATCTGAGCTCGCTGGTGTCACCTGTGCCAGTGGCATGGACGGCAAGGGTGTGGTGTGCAAGAAGTAA